From Bacillus sp. FSL K6-3431, the proteins below share one genomic window:
- a CDS encoding amidohydrolase family protein, with amino-acid sequence MRIFDAHFHIIDFDFPIIENQGYMPPSYVVEDYKNEIADLNVLGGAIVSGSFQGFDQEYLLKALKQMGSSFCGVTQLPFTVTEKEILNLNECGVKALRFNIKRGGSEDLSKLDYFARRVHDLVGWHSELYIDAKRLPEIASTIEKLPAISIDHLGLSEEGLPHLLKLVDKGVHVKATGFGRVGLNVKNVLKSIYKINPDALMFGTDLPSTRAKRRFGYEDIELIQQVFDEQATDKILYTNALKWYFK; translated from the coding sequence ATGAGAATTTTTGATGCACATTTTCATATTATTGATTTTGACTTTCCAATTATCGAAAACCAAGGATATATGCCTCCGAGTTATGTTGTAGAAGATTATAAAAATGAAATCGCTGATTTAAATGTACTAGGTGGAGCTATTGTATCTGGGTCATTCCAAGGATTTGATCAAGAATATTTATTAAAGGCACTTAAACAGATGGGTTCATCATTTTGTGGAGTAACACAATTACCATTTACAGTTACGGAGAAAGAAATACTAAATTTAAATGAATGCGGGGTTAAAGCATTACGCTTTAATATTAAGAGGGGCGGTTCGGAAGATTTATCGAAGTTGGATTACTTTGCTAGAAGAGTTCATGATTTAGTAGGGTGGCATAGTGAGTTGTATATTGATGCAAAAAGGTTACCCGAGATTGCATCAACTATTGAAAAATTACCAGCAATATCAATCGACCATTTAGGGTTATCTGAAGAAGGACTACCACATTTATTAAAGCTAGTAGATAAAGGGGTACATGTAAAAGCTACTGGTTTTGGACGTGTAGGTTTGAATGTTAAGAATGTCTTAAAATCGATTTATAAGATTAATCCAGATGCTCTTATGTTTGGAACGGATTTACCATCTACAAGAGCAAAAAGGCGTTTTGGGTATGAAGATATAGAATTGATCCAACAGGTGTTTGATGAACAAGCTACCGATAAAATCCTGTATACGAATGCTCTCAAATGGTATTTCAAGTAA
- a CDS encoding GNAT family N-acetyltransferase produces the protein MKIKLATLDEVNQIEILYQELFLKMSNFQPKYIKPAKQDVEFIRKTINEKDSDILIAEIDNCTVGFLLIQELITPSYTCLVEHKYAFITDIIVGTKYQNQGIGSALLLEANKWAKNRNLDYLELNVLSENIGAITLYEKQGFKDVSHTMRYEFLLKRHKEH, from the coding sequence ATGAAAATAAAGTTAGCTACGCTAGATGAAGTTAATCAAATAGAAATTTTATATCAAGAACTTTTTTTAAAAATGTCAAACTTTCAGCCGAAATATATAAAGCCTGCTAAGCAGGATGTAGAGTTTATCAGGAAGACAATCAATGAAAAGGATTCGGATATTTTAATAGCTGAAATCGATAACTGTACAGTAGGTTTTTTACTTATTCAAGAACTAATCACACCATCCTATACGTGTTTGGTTGAACATAAATACGCTTTTATTACTGATATAATTGTTGGAACCAAATATCAAAATCAAGGAATTGGTTCCGCTTTGTTATTAGAAGCAAACAAATGGGCTAAAAATCGAAATTTAGATTACTTAGAGTTAAATGTACTGTCTGAAAATATTGGCGCTATTACTTTATATGAAAAGCAAGGATTCAAAGATGTAAGCCATACAATGCGCTATGAATTTTTATTGAAAAGACATAAGGAGCATTAA
- a CDS encoding recombinase family protein — translation MKRFAYIRVSDKDQNEDRQVQTMKKEGIDDRDVFIEKMSGKNFDRPKYQLLKQLVRNGDEIVFDSITRMGRTMNETLKEYEWFVENGIQLKFIKEPMINTSDEQDDIIKVAIQKVILTVLAAFAEKERIDSKIRQAEGIQAAKDKGKHLGRPHAVITPEFLQAHKQWINKEITAVAAMKMANMSKTTFYRKVKELKEI, via the coding sequence ATGAAACGGTTTGCTTACATACGTGTTTCTGATAAAGACCAAAATGAAGATCGACAAGTACAAACTATGAAAAAGGAAGGTATAGATGATCGAGACGTATTTATTGAAAAAATGAGTGGGAAAAATTTTGATCGGCCGAAATATCAATTATTGAAGCAGTTGGTCCGAAATGGTGATGAAATAGTTTTTGATTCCATCACACGTATGGGGCGGACTATGAATGAAACATTAAAAGAGTATGAATGGTTTGTGGAGAACGGAATCCAATTGAAATTTATCAAAGAACCCATGATTAATACTTCCGATGAACAAGATGATATAATAAAGGTAGCAATACAAAAAGTTATTTTAACCGTCTTAGCAGCATTTGCTGAAAAAGAACGGATTGACAGCAAAATTAGACAAGCTGAAGGTATTCAAGCTGCGAAGGATAAAGGAAAGCATTTAGGTAGGCCTCATGCTGTAATTACACCTGAATTTTTACAAGCACATAAACAATGGATAAATAAAGAGATCACAGCCGTTGCAGCAATGAAGATGGCCAATATGTCAAAAACTACTTTTTATAGAAAAGTAAAAGAATTAAAGGAAATTTAA
- a CDS encoding alpha/beta fold hydrolase, with protein MLNLLTSKEYTLRDCISFLQGQFFSMKNLQEEMIEMNLMESIDQVNLPIHFIMGKHDLTIPYEPTEKFFNEIEAPEKHWTMFENSAHSPMWEEPERFMRILLSETQKDCICK; from the coding sequence TTGCTGAATTTATTAACAAGTAAAGAATACACATTACGTGACTGTATAAGCTTTTTGCAAGGACAGTTTTTCAGCATGAAAAACTTGCAAGAGGAAATGATAGAAATGAATTTAATGGAAAGCATTGATCAAGTGAATTTACCAATACATTTTATAATGGGAAAACATGATTTAACTATACCATATGAACCAACTGAAAAATTTTTTAATGAAATAGAGGCTCCCGAAAAACATTGGACTATGTTTGAAAATTCCGCGCACTCTCCTATGTGGGAAGAACCCGAAAGGTTTATGAGAATTCTTCTTTCAGAAACGCAAAAAGACTGTATATGTAAATGA
- a CDS encoding alpha/beta fold hydrolase, with protein MFIRSAPKITGDKAISELNVVTINGVDQWIYIRGKNRNKPILLMLHGGPGTGQIGFIRKFQMELEQHFVVVQWDQRGSGLSYSKKIPLESMNIDQFVQDTIEVTKYILNRLDRPQLYLVGHSWGTILGMLAITHAPQLYKRYFGVAQVTHVKSSDRLSYTKLLEKTQIANNKKAYEALSQRSSSMERFRA; from the coding sequence ATGTTTATAAGGAGTGCTCCTAAAATCACAGGGGATAAAGCTATTTCTGAATTAAATGTAGTTACAATCAATGGTGTTGACCAATGGATTTATATTCGAGGTAAAAATAGAAATAAACCAATTCTTCTTATGCTTCATGGTGGTCCAGGGACAGGACAAATAGGATTTATTCGCAAGTTTCAGATGGAACTTGAACAACATTTTGTCGTTGTCCAATGGGATCAAAGAGGATCGGGTTTATCCTATTCCAAAAAAATACCACTTGAGTCGATGAATATCGATCAATTTGTTCAGGATACGATTGAGGTAACTAAATATATTTTAAATCGTTTAGATAGACCGCAACTTTATTTAGTTGGACATTCTTGGGGAACAATATTAGGTATGTTAGCAATAACACATGCTCCCCAATTATATAAACGATACTTTGGAGTAGCTCAAGTTACTCATGTTAAGTCGAGTGATAGACTTTCTTATACAAAACTGCTGGAAAAAACACAAATAGCAAATAATAAAAAAGCATATGAGGCATTATCTCAAAGGTCCTCCTCCATGGAACGATTTAGAGCATGA
- a CDS encoding SRPBCC family protein — protein MPIIRHEQFIQSPVNICFDLARNVNIHTKTMSKTKEKVVGGVTEGLLKEGDTVTWEGIHFGIKQKLTAKVIQMEKPNMFVDIMLKGAFSSFIHTHRFVEKASGTLMIGTFDYISPFGPFGITIGDPFSMPITCYYVN, from the coding sequence ATGCCTATTATAAGACATGAGCAATTTATCCAATCCCCTGTAAATATTTGCTTTGATCTTGCAAGAAACGTAAATATACATACTAAAACTATGTCTAAAACAAAAGAAAAAGTTGTCGGTGGAGTGACGGAGGGGTTATTAAAAGAAGGAGATACCGTCACCTGGGAAGGAATTCACTTTGGTATTAAACAAAAACTAACTGCTAAAGTAATCCAAATGGAGAAACCTAATATGTTTGTAGATATTATGCTGAAGGGAGCTTTCAGTTCTTTCATTCATACACATCGATTTGTAGAAAAAGCATCTGGCACGTTAATGATTGGTACATTTGATTATATATCCCCTTTTGGTCCATTTGGCATAACAATTGGAGATCCTTTTTCAATGCCGATAACATGCTATTATGTTAACTAG
- a CDS encoding recombinase family protein, giving the protein MGKIFGYARVSTQDQNLELQMDALQKAGAAVIYKEKMTGTKKERLELEQLLKAISEGDTVVVYKLDRISRSTKHLIELAETFEERKVNFVSISDNIDTSTAMGRFFFRTMASIAELERDIISERTKAGLQSARIRGRNGGRPIKDPKLVERALKLHASKEYSIKEISDMTGVSKSVLYRAIERI; this is encoded by the coding sequence ATGGGAAAAATTTTTGGATATGCCCGAGTTTCTACTCAAGATCAAAATTTAGAATTACAAATGGATGCCTTACAAAAAGCTGGTGCAGCTGTTATCTACAAGGAAAAAATGACGGGCACAAAAAAAGAGCGTTTAGAATTAGAGCAACTCTTAAAAGCAATAAGTGAAGGAGATACAGTGGTTGTCTATAAACTAGATCGTATCTCAAGATCTACCAAGCACTTAATTGAATTAGCAGAAACCTTTGAGGAAAGAAAAGTGAATTTTGTTTCTATAAGTGACAACATTGATACGTCAACTGCAATGGGTCGTTTTTTCTTCCGTACCATGGCAAGTATTGCTGAGTTAGAACGGGATATCATCAGTGAACGCACTAAAGCAGGATTACAATCTGCAAGGATTAGAGGTAGAAATGGCGGAAGACCAATTAAGGATCCAAAATTAGTAGAACGAGCATTAAAACTACATGCTTCTAAGGAGTACAGTATAAAAGAGATTTCAGATATGACTGGTGTTAGTAAATCTGTGTTGTATCGAGCTATAGAACGTATATAG
- a CDS encoding chorismate mutase, producing the protein MSPLNTSNYDINIDYLDNQIVKLISERSRYVEQAAKFKKDTEDVKAPKRVEAVIKKVRTIADENNVNPDIIEKVYRTMISCFINHELIHHSKIDNI; encoded by the coding sequence TTGAGCCCTCTGAACACCTCTAATTACGACATAAATATTGATTATCTTGATAATCAAATAGTTAAGTTAATTAGTGAAAGAAGTAGATACGTTGAACAAGCTGCAAAATTCAAAAAGGATACTGAAGATGTTAAAGCACCAAAAAGAGTTGAAGCTGTAATTAAAAAAGTTAGAACAATTGCTGATGAAAATAATGTAAATCCTGATATTATTGAAAAAGTATATAGAACAATGATTTCTTGCTTTATAAATCACGAATTAATCCATCATTCAAAAATAGATAATATATAA
- a CDS encoding P-loop domain-containing protein → MDQVVLSDFALREWVDHIEALNELIYNRSRSDKENGAFYCFRPTNVLLQRNASYVEVISEKWYLCLMITVQLPIKDNNKAMRMLCKMLPKKVEEFTAKFDLMKLNTAYELVKKQNMIREWLKSSGYCAFIGNGSIFPRNKDNSGPLEGALPFTSPEDVEVEICGLRGMGIKHGVTVITGGGYSGKSTLLDALNSGIYNHIIGDGREFVITDQSAMEISAEEGRSIKNINITPFIKWIPNSSAEQFSTDYASGSTSQAANIMEAINFGCKLLLIDEDRSATNFMIQDIKMRSLIKHGPITPFTERVRELYEAVGVSSVLVIGGSSEFLSVADQIILMDNFVPKNVTQEAKNLCEPRERIPLTKWEIERKITTDHFSSYPQGSGTEKLMVSTMGYMMIGDEQIDIRGLYNITSHAQLAAIAFLIRKMAISNQGRPIFLHEKIKKALEDMEREGVDIVFSSFFPGFERWLELPRINEVLSVINRMKHLNSIQIEPSEHL, encoded by the coding sequence ATGGATCAAGTTGTTCTCTCAGATTTTGCATTAAGAGAATGGGTTGATCATATTGAGGCATTAAATGAATTGATTTATAACCGGTCACGTTCTGATAAAGAAAATGGTGCTTTTTATTGTTTTCGTCCAACCAATGTGTTGTTGCAACGTAATGCATCCTATGTCGAAGTCATCTCGGAAAAATGGTATTTATGCTTAATGATTACAGTTCAACTTCCAATCAAGGATAATAATAAAGCTATGCGCATGCTCTGCAAAATGCTTCCAAAAAAAGTGGAGGAGTTTACTGCCAAGTTTGATCTCATGAAATTAAATACTGCCTATGAATTGGTAAAAAAACAAAATATGATTCGCGAATGGCTAAAATCCAGTGGATATTGTGCGTTTATTGGGAATGGCAGCATTTTCCCAAGAAATAAAGACAACAGCGGGCCACTAGAAGGTGCCTTGCCTTTTACATCCCCGGAAGATGTTGAAGTTGAAATTTGTGGTTTGCGAGGAATGGGAATAAAACATGGTGTGACGGTCATCACCGGCGGTGGTTATTCGGGTAAAAGCACATTGCTGGATGCACTAAATTCGGGGATTTACAATCACATCATAGGCGACGGACGAGAATTTGTGATTACAGATCAAAGTGCAATGGAAATATCTGCAGAGGAGGGCCGTAGCATAAAAAATATCAATATTACGCCTTTTATAAAATGGATACCCAATAGTTCGGCTGAACAGTTTTCGACTGACTACGCCTCAGGTTCCACATCTCAAGCCGCAAATATTATGGAGGCAATCAACTTCGGGTGTAAGCTTCTTCTTATTGATGAAGACAGAAGTGCGACCAACTTTATGATTCAAGACATCAAAATGCGTTCATTAATCAAGCATGGACCCATTACACCTTTTACGGAACGCGTCAGGGAGCTTTATGAGGCTGTTGGCGTATCTTCCGTTCTTGTTATTGGAGGTAGCAGTGAATTTTTATCCGTAGCCGATCAAATCATCCTAATGGACAATTTTGTACCAAAAAACGTAACCCAGGAAGCAAAAAATTTATGTGAACCACGCGAACGTATCCCCCTTACAAAATGGGAGATAGAAAGAAAAATAACCACCGATCACTTTTCGAGCTATCCACAGGGCAGTGGTACAGAAAAGCTGATGGTTTCAACCATGGGATACATGATGATAGGTGATGAACAAATTGATATCAGAGGGCTTTACAATATCACATCACACGCCCAGCTTGCAGCTATAGCCTTTTTAATTCGAAAAATGGCTATAAGTAATCAGGGTCGCCCCATCTTTCTTCATGAAAAGATCAAAAAAGCTCTCGAAGATATGGAGAGAGAAGGAGTGGATATTGTATTTTCTTCCTTTTTCCCTGGTTTCGAAAGATGGCTTGAATTACCTAGAATTAATGAAGTATTATCTGTCATAAACCGAATGAAACATTTGAATTCTATTCAGATTGAGCCCTCTGAACACCTCTAA
- a CDS encoding GNAT family N-acetyltransferase — MNIRKAALSDAKGIAKVHVDSWKSTYKSIIPDEFLKKLSYDQRTDLWNRNISKEGNYVFVAENNEREIVGFADCGKRDGNNVDNSGDLTSIYLLEEYQGTGVGKQLLKQLFLQFKELEFNRVFVEVLEDNKTRYFYEYYGANLLKSEETTIAGAELNLLIYEWDNLNEVLSKL; from the coding sequence ATGAACATAAGAAAAGCTGCTTTATCCGATGCAAAGGGTATTGCGAAAGTCCACGTTGATAGTTGGAAATCTACTTATAAAAGCATTATTCCAGATGAATTTTTAAAGAAACTATCATATGACCAACGAACTGACTTGTGGAATCGCAATATCTCTAAAGAGGGAAATTACGTCTTTGTCGCAGAAAATAATGAGAGAGAAATCGTAGGATTTGCAGATTGTGGAAAAAGAGATGGTAATAATGTTGATAATTCTGGTGACTTAACATCTATTTATCTCCTTGAAGAATATCAAGGAACAGGAGTCGGAAAACAATTATTGAAACAACTTTTTCTTCAATTTAAAGAACTCGAATTCAATAGAGTTTTTGTGGAAGTATTAGAAGACAATAAAACCCGTTATTTCTATGAGTATTATGGTGCTAATTTACTTAAATCCGAAGAGACAACAATTGCAGGTGCAGAATTGAATCTTCTTATATACGAATGGGATAACCTTAACGAAGTATTATCTAAACTCTGA
- a CDS encoding GNAT family N-acetyltransferase yields the protein MRENLYLTKPSVDLEGEYLSFYKEWLDSGENMIPWVIEKDPSNFEKMVQSLIHNEKGVNLPEGWVPDSTYWLLNNDRRIIGVVNIRHQLSEFLLNSGGHIGYGIRPSERRKGFATKLLSLSLEKAKDLGINKVLVVCDKTNIGSFKVITKNGGNLDSDFIEENGNIVKRFWIEL from the coding sequence ATGCGGGAAAATCTATATTTAACAAAACCATCAGTAGATTTAGAGGGGGAATATCTCTCGTTTTATAAAGAATGGTTAGATAGTGGGGAAAATATGATACCTTGGGTTATAGAAAAAGACCCATCAAACTTTGAGAAGATGGTTCAGTCTTTAATACATAACGAAAAGGGTGTAAATCTCCCAGAAGGATGGGTACCTGATTCGACTTATTGGTTACTAAACAATGATAGAAGAATAATTGGGGTTGTAAATATACGTCATCAACTATCAGAGTTTTTATTGAATAGTGGTGGGCATATTGGCTATGGTATTCGGCCTTCTGAAAGACGAAAAGGTTTTGCCACTAAACTCTTGTCTTTATCTCTTGAAAAAGCTAAAGATTTAGGCATTAATAAGGTTCTGGTTGTATGCGATAAAACTAATATAGGTTCGTTTAAAGTTATTACTAAAAATGGTGGAAATCTCGATTCGGACTTTATAGAGGAAAATGGAAACATTGTAAAAAGATTTTGGATAGAATTATAA
- a CDS encoding DNA topoisomerase has protein sequence MWIQDMTKEGLIKAFENAKDGSLYEGLAIAGKLREESDLLIGINSTMMVIKLSKSPKVLSLGRVQTPTLAMVVNRDKTIGNFSKVVHYSIAATDKNGAKYELLLEKDTHLTKDAAQVILDSLGDRKAFDIVSKNKEEKPEKLFDLTGLQKFMNEKKKWSADHTLKTTQALYEKKYVTYPRTSSQYIANDSELPALLEQHSAHNWVNNIISNGYKIEPSFVDPSKVTDHEAIVITSKLANNLSDDEAILYDVIFTRFLAAFYPYSIKEENTSTFMDQEHTFKAKETVLVKAGWRDLYGEVLQEASLKHTTLNDIGDYALIQKETKPPKRYTEGTLLHDMQHAAKFLDEASDKKMIKSVEGIGTTATRSDIIEKLVERGFVEKKKNQIISTTLGQELIDMMPEDFSLYSVKLTAFFETMLSQVEHGELKEETFYEELEGLVKRTAEEIKGNVKTLSTAANPGKEAIALCPKCKKAVYENSKAYSCSGFKEGCKTTLWKNALEKLGKKTVTKTEAGKLFSGKIIKVNLKSKQGKAYKANVIFNLDKNWIEFANK, from the coding sequence ATGTGGATTCAAGACATGACTAAAGAAGGGCTCATAAAAGCTTTTGAAAATGCTAAAGATGGATCTCTTTATGAAGGGTTAGCTATCGCTGGGAAATTAAGAGAAGAGTCGGATCTCCTTATTGGGATAAATAGTACAATGATGGTCATAAAATTGAGTAAGAGTCCTAAAGTTCTTTCATTAGGGCGTGTTCAAACACCTACTCTTGCAATGGTGGTTAATCGAGATAAAACAATCGGGAATTTTTCGAAGGTGGTTCATTACTCAATTGCAGCGACAGATAAAAATGGAGCGAAATATGAGCTTTTATTAGAAAAAGATACTCATTTAACGAAAGATGCTGCACAAGTCATTTTAGATTCACTCGGAGACCGAAAAGCATTTGATATTGTTTCTAAGAATAAAGAAGAAAAACCTGAAAAGTTGTTTGATTTAACCGGGTTGCAGAAATTCATGAATGAGAAGAAAAAGTGGAGTGCAGATCATACGCTGAAGACTACACAAGCTTTGTATGAGAAAAAATATGTTACATATCCACGTACTAGCTCTCAATATATAGCGAATGATTCTGAGCTTCCTGCACTTTTAGAACAACATTCTGCTCATAATTGGGTTAATAATATAATTTCTAACGGGTATAAGATCGAACCCTCATTTGTTGATCCGTCAAAGGTTACTGACCATGAAGCAATTGTAATTACATCCAAATTGGCCAACAATCTTTCGGATGACGAAGCTATACTATATGATGTGATATTTACAAGGTTTTTGGCTGCTTTCTATCCATATTCAATTAAAGAAGAAAATACGTCTACATTTATGGATCAAGAACATACATTCAAGGCTAAAGAAACGGTATTAGTAAAGGCTGGATGGAGAGACCTTTATGGTGAAGTGCTTCAGGAAGCCTCATTAAAGCATACTACATTAAATGACATAGGAGATTATGCTTTAATACAAAAAGAAACCAAGCCACCTAAACGCTATACAGAGGGAACGCTATTGCACGATATGCAACATGCAGCTAAGTTCCTAGATGAAGCTTCAGATAAAAAAATGATAAAGTCAGTTGAAGGGATCGGAACTACAGCTACAAGATCCGATATTATTGAGAAGTTAGTTGAACGTGGGTTTGTTGAGAAAAAGAAAAATCAAATTATCTCAACGACACTTGGCCAAGAATTAATTGATATGATGCCGGAAGATTTTTCTTTATATAGTGTTAAACTAACTGCCTTTTTTGAAACGATGTTGTCCCAAGTTGAGCATGGAGAATTAAAAGAAGAAACATTTTATGAAGAACTTGAAGGTCTAGTTAAACGAACGGCTGAAGAAATTAAAGGAAATGTAAAGACTCTTTCTACAGCAGCAAATCCGGGAAAAGAAGCTATTGCGCTTTGTCCGAAATGTAAAAAGGCTGTTTATGAGAACAGCAAAGCATACTCTTGTTCAGGTTTTAAAGAAGGATGCAAAACAACACTTTGGAAAAATGCTTTAGAGAAGTTAGGTAAAAAGACAGTAACAAAAACTGAAGCCGGTAAGCTCTTTTCAGGAAAAATAATCAAAGTTAATTTGAAATCCAAACAAGGAAAAGCTTATAAAGCCAATGTGATTTTTAATTTAGATAAAAATTGGATTGAATTTGCTAATAAATAA
- a CDS encoding pentapeptide repeat-containing protein: protein MSKIVKIEKPKVSENLTPANFQEIYYQDEPYLMNCIISNCTIDREKMDKIEFSQVIFKNVTFSEVSFRNIELTDVVFENCDLSNADFMGASIHRVEFKESKILGINLAESSFRNVLFDHCNLNLSAFGYGGLRQVNFVNCSLQNADYYECKFNKVAFHHCDLNDVNFSRTPLKGIDISSSTFHNLGVSLEDLNGCVVSPTQAIGFATMLGLKIKE from the coding sequence ATGTCGAAGATAGTAAAAATTGAAAAGCCAAAAGTCTCAGAAAATCTAACTCCAGCTAATTTTCAAGAAATATATTATCAAGATGAACCCTATCTTATGAATTGTATAATATCTAATTGTACGATTGATAGAGAAAAAATGGACAAAATTGAATTTTCGCAAGTGATTTTTAAAAACGTAACATTCAGTGAGGTATCATTTAGAAATATTGAGTTAACAGATGTTGTTTTTGAAAACTGCGATTTGTCAAATGCCGATTTTATGGGAGCAAGCATTCATAGAGTAGAGTTTAAAGAATCAAAAATATTAGGTATCAATCTAGCAGAGTCAAGTTTCAGAAATGTCTTGTTTGATCATTGCAATTTAAATTTAAGTGCTTTTGGCTATGGAGGTCTAAGGCAAGTGAATTTTGTAAATTGTTCATTGCAAAACGCTGATTACTACGAATGCAAATTTAATAAAGTGGCATTTCATCATTGTGATTTGAATGATGTGAATTTTTCCCGAACACCACTTAAAGGAATTGATATTAGTAGTTCCACATTCCATAATCTTGGAGTATCATTGGAGGATTTAAATGGATGCGTAGTTTCACCTACACAAGCAATCGGATTTGCTACAATGTTGGGATTGAAAATTAAAGAATAA
- a CDS encoding SGNH/GDSL hydrolase family protein: MKVEKLDKDMGIKTVQENSVIWYDPRDSPFKLSGFAWFDQERRYRRLPQQPTLGIPDPVDILANCTAGGQIRFQTDATKLAIKVKLIGKANMSHMPATGQCGFDCYIGEASQQQFCNVTRYDHTHEDYEITIFERQDNNFIEITLNFPLYQGVEKIEIGINNNAQVGAPPDYDSDKKVIFYGTSITQGGCASRPGMAYTNILSRRINMEFINLGFSGNGKGEPNMARLISKIENPACLVLDYEPNCVSTSLYKETLPEFIRIYRESHPDIPILVLSQFPYAVEIVNNDINHDRLERLDFQKKLINQLKQDGDKQLYFYEGTDLLGEHQVEGTVDGTHPNDLGFMSIANKLTPVLRKIL; this comes from the coding sequence ATGAAGGTTGAAAAACTGGACAAAGATATGGGAATAAAAACGGTGCAGGAAAATTCAGTAATTTGGTATGATCCTAGGGATTCCCCATTCAAATTAAGTGGTTTTGCATGGTTTGATCAAGAAAGACGGTACCGAAGATTACCACAACAACCTACGTTAGGGATTCCTGATCCGGTAGATATACTAGCTAACTGTACTGCTGGTGGGCAAATCCGCTTCCAAACAGATGCTACTAAGCTAGCAATTAAAGTAAAACTTATTGGAAAAGCGAATATGAGTCATATGCCAGCTACAGGGCAATGCGGTTTTGATTGTTATATAGGAGAAGCTAGTCAACAACAGTTTTGTAATGTAACGAGATATGATCATACACACGAGGATTATGAAATTACTATTTTTGAAAGACAAGATAATAATTTCATCGAAATTACACTGAATTTCCCGCTTTATCAAGGAGTAGAAAAAATTGAAATCGGAATAAATAATAACGCTCAAGTAGGAGCTCCACCTGATTATGATAGTGATAAAAAAGTAATATTCTATGGTACTTCTATTACTCAAGGTGGATGTGCATCACGACCAGGTATGGCGTATACAAATATATTAAGTCGGCGAATAAATATGGAATTTATTAATCTCGGATTTTCTGGAAATGGGAAAGGCGAGCCGAATATGGCCAGGTTAATTAGTAAAATTGAAAATCCGGCATGTTTGGTTTTAGATTATGAACCGAATTGTGTGAGCACGTCTTTATATAAGGAAACATTACCTGAGTTTATTCGTATTTACCGCGAATCTCATCCCGACATACCTATTTTAGTTCTATCGCAATTTCCATATGCTGTGGAAATTGTAAATAACGATATAAATCATGATCGTCTTGAACGATTAGATTTCCAAAAAAAATTAATTAATCAACTAAAACAAGATGGGGACAAGCAGCTTTATTTTTACGAAGGAACGGATTTATTAGGCGAACATCAAGTGGAAGGCACTGTAGATGGAACACATCCCAATGACCTTGGTTTTATGAGTATCGCAAATAAATTAACACCCGTTTTGCGTAAGATTCTTTAA